In one window of Cellulophaga sp. HaHa_2_95 DNA:
- a CDS encoding RNA polymerase sigma factor, translating into MESIMKNTTSTTEFNVFVSKTYVDLVSLKQTGDTQAFNSLLLKVLPQVKQYVQHKLNVATANGLLDKNRFKGDDIIDQLFIEVYDHIDAVEAADNFHVWLFKKADELVEDLLIDEEFDTYFFENIDNFSKLEWDEMEEKYSTDGDGDFVMLEDFDTNDYAKNDYLLNAVFVEDKDKDIAAALDKKLEAERVKKHANLVLLGLPKTMSSAFELFNTFKFNTHEISKIINKSVHEVEHLLKEAKGKMKSSFLSRYID; encoded by the coding sequence ATGGAATCTATTATGAAAAATACAACAAGCACCACTGAATTTAATGTATTTGTTTCTAAGACATATGTAGACTTAGTTAGTTTAAAACAGACAGGAGATACACAAGCCTTTAATTCGTTGCTTTTAAAAGTTTTGCCGCAGGTAAAACAATATGTACAACACAAATTAAATGTGGCTACAGCAAATGGCTTACTAGATAAAAACAGATTTAAAGGAGATGATATTATAGATCAATTATTTATTGAAGTATATGATCATATAGATGCCGTAGAAGCAGCAGATAATTTTCATGTTTGGTTATTTAAAAAGGCAGATGAATTAGTAGAAGATTTGCTTATTGATGAAGAGTTTGATACTTATTTCTTTGAAAATATAGACAACTTCTCTAAACTAGAATGGGATGAGATGGAAGAAAAATATAGTACCGATGGGGATGGTGATTTTGTTATGCTAGAAGATTTTGATACGAATGATTATGCTAAGAATGACTACCTATTAAATGCTGTTTTTGTGGAAGATAAAGACAAAGATATTGCAGCTGCGCTCGATAAAAAGTTAGAAGCAGAGCGTGTTAAGAAGCATGCAAATCTAGTATTATTGGGCTTGCCGAAAACGATGAGTAGTGCTTTTGAGTTGTTCAATACTTTTAAGTTTAATACGCATGAAATTTCCAAGATCATTAATAAAAGTGTGCATGAAGTAGAACATTTGCTAAAAGAAGCGAAAGGCAAAATGAAATCTAGCTTTTTAAGCAGATATATAGATTAA
- a CDS encoding cation-translocating P-type ATPase, which translates to MINPKDFGIQGLSEQEVLAARKRHGKNTLDYKKQHKFIDALKDILQEPMVLLLSVASGIYFLTGNIGDGIFLASAIVLVASISFYQESKSKNALEKLNSITQPKAKVIRDGEIKEIQTHDLVIGDCIMVEEGNIIPADGVIIHSNDFSVNESLLTGESMAVFKDVQSEKNQCYTGTTVASGLAIATVTAIGNATALGKIGKSLENIQNEKTPLEIQIASFVKKMSIVGGITFLLVWGINYYNTQNILDSLLKALTLAMSILPEEIPVAFTTFMALGSWRLMKLGIVVKQIKTVESLGSATVICIDKTGTITQNKMSLVKLYLFKTDETVSIHEKPNALEQELIDTAMWSSEPIPFDPMEVSLHEAYASTTNSDERQAFRLIHEYPLGGKPPMMTHLFENQQGERIIAAKGAPEAFLPISNLKEVEKAKIQKAITVLGDQGYRLLGVGIAKFKGTDYPETQQEFLFDFLGLVAFYDPPKKNISTVLKEFDRAGITVKLITGDTATTASAIAKEVHFIGYEKGMTGAELMQLDDKQLQEKVKHIQVFSRMFPDAKLRIINALKANSEVVAMIGDGVNDGPALKAAYFGIAMGTKGTEIAKEAASLILVDDDLSKMIDSIAMGRKIYSNLKKAIQYIISIHIPIILTVFIPLALGWAFPNIFSPTHVILLELIMGPTCSIIYENEPLEKNTMLQKPRLLTDTFFKMKELLTSIIQGLAITVGTLAIYQYGILADYSEDTTRTMVFLVLIIANIGLTLVNRSFYYSILTTLKYKNNLVPLIIGITVVITAALLFIPPFTRFFQFSTLTLSQVLGAILIGLISVLWYELVKWNQRNKNNPML; encoded by the coding sequence ATGATAAATCCAAAGGATTTTGGCATACAAGGATTGTCTGAACAAGAAGTTTTAGCTGCTCGTAAAAGGCATGGCAAAAATACTTTAGACTATAAAAAACAACATAAATTCATAGATGCCCTAAAGGATATTTTACAAGAACCAATGGTGCTGTTGTTAAGTGTCGCTTCAGGAATTTATTTTCTTACAGGCAATATAGGAGATGGTATTTTCTTAGCATCCGCTATTGTATTAGTAGCCTCTATTTCATTTTATCAAGAATCTAAAAGTAAAAATGCTTTAGAAAAACTGAATAGCATTACCCAACCAAAAGCTAAAGTCATCAGGGATGGCGAAATTAAAGAAATTCAGACGCATGACCTAGTTATAGGAGATTGTATCATGGTAGAAGAAGGAAATATAATTCCTGCTGATGGCGTAATTATACATTCAAACGACTTTTCTGTTAATGAATCGCTGCTTACTGGAGAATCTATGGCTGTTTTTAAAGATGTACAATCTGAAAAAAATCAATGTTATACTGGAACTACAGTAGCAAGTGGTTTAGCCATTGCCACCGTTACCGCAATTGGGAATGCAACTGCCTTGGGTAAAATTGGAAAAAGCCTTGAAAATATACAGAACGAGAAAACGCCATTAGAAATACAAATAGCAAGCTTTGTAAAAAAAATGTCTATCGTAGGCGGAATAACGTTTCTGTTGGTGTGGGGAATTAATTATTACAATACCCAAAATATTTTAGATAGTTTACTAAAAGCGCTCACCTTGGCAATGAGTATATTACCTGAAGAAATTCCCGTAGCATTCACAACCTTTATGGCCCTTGGATCATGGCGTTTAATGAAATTAGGAATTGTAGTAAAACAAATAAAAACAGTAGAAAGTTTAGGGAGTGCAACGGTTATTTGTATAGATAAAACAGGTACTATCACTCAGAATAAAATGAGTTTAGTGAAATTGTATCTTTTCAAAACAGATGAAACTGTATCAATTCATGAAAAACCAAATGCATTAGAGCAAGAATTAATTGATACGGCGATGTGGTCTAGTGAGCCCATCCCTTTTGACCCTATGGAAGTATCGCTTCACGAAGCATATGCCAGCACTACTAATTCCGATGAACGCCAAGCCTTTAGGCTAATACATGAGTATCCTTTAGGAGGTAAACCGCCCATGATGACACATCTTTTTGAAAACCAACAGGGAGAACGAATAATTGCTGCTAAAGGAGCTCCAGAAGCTTTTCTCCCCATAAGCAACTTGAAAGAGGTCGAAAAAGCTAAAATTCAAAAAGCGATAACGGTATTAGGAGATCAAGGCTATAGATTGTTAGGTGTGGGTATTGCTAAATTTAAAGGAACAGATTATCCCGAAACACAACAAGAATTCTTATTTGACTTTTTAGGTCTTGTAGCCTTTTATGACCCTCCTAAAAAAAATATAAGTACGGTTTTAAAAGAATTTGATCGCGCAGGAATTACAGTAAAATTAATTACGGGAGATACGGCTACTACCGCCAGTGCTATTGCCAAAGAAGTTCATTTTATTGGCTATGAAAAAGGTATGACGGGTGCAGAATTAATGCAATTAGACGATAAACAATTACAAGAGAAAGTAAAACACATACAAGTATTTTCTAGAATGTTTCCAGATGCAAAATTAAGAATTATTAATGCTCTAAAGGCAAACAGCGAAGTTGTTGCAATGATTGGAGATGGCGTTAATGATGGTCCTGCCTTGAAAGCTGCATATTTTGGGATTGCAATGGGTACCAAGGGAACCGAAATAGCCAAAGAAGCAGCCTCTTTAATTCTCGTAGACGATGATTTATCTAAAATGATCGATAGCATTGCCATGGGTAGAAAAATTTATAGCAATCTTAAAAAAGCCATTCAATATATTATATCCATACATATCCCAATTATCTTAACAGTATTTATTCCGTTGGCATTAGGTTGGGCTTTTCCTAATATATTTTCTCCAACTCACGTGATTCTTCTAGAGCTTATTATGGGCCCTACCTGTTCTATCATCTATGAAAATGAACCACTAGAAAAAAACACCATGCTTCAAAAACCAAGATTGTTGACAGATACTTTTTTTAAAATGAAAGAGCTACTAACAAGTATCATTCAAGGTCTAGCAATTACGGTGGGTACGCTAGCTATATACCAATATGGTATTCTTGCGGACTATTCTGAAGACACCACTAGAACCATGGTTTTTTTGGTTTTAATCATTGCAAACATAGGCTTAACTTTAGTAAATAGATCTTTTTACTATTCTATTTTGACTACTTTAAAATATAAAAACAACCTGGTCCCTTTAATTATAGGAATTACGGTTGTCATTACAGCTGCGCTACTATTCATCCCTCCATTTACACGTTTTTTTCAGTTCAGCACCTTAACACTTTCACAAGTATTAGGAGCTATTTTAATAGGACTAATTTCTGTCTTGTGGTATGAACTTGTCAAATGGAACCAACGCAATAAAAACAATCCGATGCTATGA
- a CDS encoding AarF/ABC1/UbiB kinase family protein, with protein sequence MPSLKLPKKQDLKRYGTLFSVLSKYGFEDVLASTPLKNLIPDAYLKKHPDTHKLLSYSTYERIRMVLEELGPSYVKMGQVISNREDMLPPELLKELVKLQDNVKPLENFNVAKKIKEELALDSDECFSYISPTPLAAASLAQVHKAQLLTGEWVIFKIQRPHIKDTIASDISIMKDVASALEKYSSQAQQLQPMQLIASFEKSITEELSYTQELNNMLRFSKNFENNDIIYVPKAYKAFSNDHIICMEYIDGIKVSEIKKLQALNIDTKTVATLGVDLYLEQILDFGFFHADPHPGNIFVLPEQERICFIDYGMMGSIMPKDKESLEDLLLAFFKKDVKKIIVVLKKIAIRTDIPDEKTLEYDLNELLEGISNIAIQHIKLGATLSQFKNILFNNKIAIPHYLYMLIRALVIIEGVGLKLNPEFNITENLEPYMTTIIRKRLSFKRFVKKSIARAQDYTNLIDTLPEDINDIISKIKNGKLVIVHEHKGLHEIKDTLKTAINRMVFAIIIAALSIGSSILVIADMPPKVNGIPILGALGFLISALLGFAILISIFKNRNL encoded by the coding sequence ATGCCATCATTAAAATTACCTAAAAAACAAGATTTAAAAAGATACGGTACGCTATTTAGTGTGCTCTCTAAATATGGTTTTGAAGATGTATTGGCCTCAACCCCTTTAAAAAACCTCATCCCTGACGCCTATTTAAAGAAACACCCAGACACTCATAAGCTTCTCTCCTACTCTACTTACGAGCGTATTAGAATGGTCCTTGAAGAGTTAGGGCCTAGCTATGTAAAAATGGGACAGGTGATTAGCAATAGAGAAGACATGCTTCCTCCGGAGTTACTAAAAGAACTTGTAAAACTTCAGGATAATGTTAAACCTTTGGAAAATTTTAATGTAGCAAAAAAAATAAAGGAAGAATTAGCACTAGATAGCGATGAATGTTTTTCGTATATCTCTCCCACTCCACTTGCGGCAGCATCATTAGCACAAGTACATAAGGCACAATTATTAACTGGGGAATGGGTTATTTTCAAAATTCAAAGACCCCATATAAAAGATACCATTGCATCTGATATTTCTATCATGAAGGATGTAGCTAGTGCCTTAGAAAAATATAGTTCTCAAGCACAGCAATTACAACCCATGCAACTAATCGCCTCTTTTGAGAAGAGTATTACTGAAGAGCTTAGTTATACCCAAGAACTAAATAATATGCTGCGGTTTTCTAAAAATTTTGAAAACAATGACATAATTTATGTTCCTAAGGCTTACAAAGCCTTTAGCAATGATCATATTATTTGCATGGAGTATATTGATGGTATCAAAGTCTCCGAAATAAAAAAATTACAAGCGCTTAACATTGATACAAAAACAGTAGCCACATTAGGTGTTGATCTTTACTTAGAGCAGATTCTAGATTTTGGCTTTTTTCATGCAGACCCACATCCAGGGAATATATTTGTGCTACCAGAACAGGAACGTATTTGCTTTATAGATTATGGAATGATGGGCAGTATTATGCCTAAAGACAAAGAATCCTTAGAAGATTTATTACTTGCGTTCTTTAAGAAAGATGTCAAAAAAATTATTGTAGTACTCAAAAAAATTGCAATAAGAACCGATATTCCTGATGAAAAAACCCTTGAATATGATCTCAATGAGCTCCTTGAAGGCATCAGTAATATTGCTATTCAGCATATAAAATTAGGAGCAACCCTCAGTCAATTCAAAAACATATTATTTAACAATAAAATTGCTATCCCGCATTATTTGTATATGCTTATACGTGCTTTAGTGATCATTGAAGGTGTTGGATTAAAACTAAATCCTGAATTTAATATTACAGAGAATTTAGAACCCTATATGACTACAATTATTCGCAAACGATTAAGTTTTAAAAGGTTTGTAAAAAAGAGCATTGCTAGAGCACAAGACTACACGAATTTAATAGATACCCTGCCTGAAGATATCAATGATATTATAAGTAAAATAAAAAACGGTAAGTTAGTTATTGTTCATGAACACAAAGGACTACATGAGATTAAAGACACACTGAAAACCGCTATCAATAGAATGGTATTTGCTATAATTATAGCGGCACTATCAATTGGGTCGTCTATTTTAGTAATTGCAGATATGCCTCCCAAAGTAAACGGGATCCCTATTCTGGGTGCTCTAGGGTTTCTAATTTCTGCACTATTAGGTTTTGCCATTTTAATCTCAATTTTTAAAAATCGCAATTTGTAG
- a CDS encoding exodeoxyribonuclease III gives MHIVSWNVNGIRAVVKKDFFEAVKTMAPDILCLQETKAQDSEVTKALEPLSDLSIVINSADKKGYSGTAILSKPTPLKSVPGMGIEEHDTEGRILCTEYDAFYLVNVYVPNSGQKLDRLEYRQQWDKDFLAYLKNLEKKKPVITCGDFNVAHHAIDLKNDKANYNKTAGYTQIEIDGMDNFIANDLVDSFRLLHPDEVAYTYWSYRFKSRERNTGWRIDYFLVSKAIADKIESFTIYADILGSDHCPIGITLSI, from the coding sequence ATGCATATTGTTTCTTGGAATGTTAATGGTATTCGAGCCGTTGTAAAGAAAGATTTTTTTGAAGCTGTGAAAACAATGGCTCCTGATATTTTATGCCTGCAAGAAACTAAGGCACAGGATAGTGAAGTTACTAAAGCCTTAGAGCCTTTGTCAGATTTGTCTATAGTTATTAATTCTGCTGATAAAAAAGGATATTCTGGTACGGCCATACTAAGCAAACCTACTCCCTTGAAGTCTGTACCTGGCATGGGTATTGAGGAACATGATACTGAAGGCAGAATTTTATGTACAGAGTATGATGCTTTTTATTTAGTAAATGTCTATGTACCCAATTCTGGACAAAAATTGGATCGTTTAGAATACCGTCAACAATGGGATAAAGACTTCCTTGCCTACCTAAAAAATTTAGAGAAGAAAAAGCCAGTGATTACTTGTGGAGATTTTAATGTTGCCCACCACGCCATCGATTTAAAAAATGACAAAGCTAATTACAACAAAACTGCTGGCTATACGCAAATAGAAATAGATGGGATGGATAATTTCATCGCTAATGATCTTGTAGACTCCTTTAGACTACTGCACCCAGATGAAGTAGCTTATACCTACTGGAGTTATCGTTTTAAATCTAGGGAGCGCAATACAGGGTGGCGAATAGATTACTTTTTAGTAAGTAAGGCTATTGCTGATAAAATTGAAAGCTTTACTATTTATGCCGATATTTTGGGTTCTGACCATTGCCCAATAGGCATTACCTTATCTATCTAA
- a CDS encoding acetate/propionate family kinase translates to MNILILNSGSSSIKYQLISMPTELVICEGLAERIGSDNALLKYSTNATKLEEELAIPNHKAGLLKIADLLLDPTLGVIKNTEEISIVGHRVVHGGKAFSDTSLIDASVKEKIKNLYSLAPLHNPHNLEGIELAEEIFPNAQQVAVFDTAFHHSIPAVAKKYAIPEEFYENKVQVYGFHGTSHKYVSEKAIEHLNQETSKIISIHLGNGCSITAIKDGKSIDHSMGFAPSNGLIMGSRSGDIDHAVIFYLVETLGYSLEEVNELLIKKSGMLGLTGFSDLRDIQAAAEKGDKSCILALQMNTYRIKKYIGAYAAILNGIDAIIFTAGIGENSALIREMVCTDLEYLGITLDADKNNIRSKSLLEINKTDAKVKVLMIPTNEELEIAKQAYRLVHT, encoded by the coding sequence GTGAATATCCTTATATTAAATTCCGGCAGTTCTTCTATAAAATATCAATTAATAAGTATGCCAACTGAGCTAGTGATTTGCGAGGGTTTAGCAGAGCGCATAGGTAGTGATAATGCCTTATTAAAATATAGCACGAACGCCACAAAACTAGAAGAAGAATTAGCTATTCCTAACCATAAAGCAGGCTTATTAAAAATAGCAGACCTTTTACTGGATCCTACGTTAGGCGTAATAAAAAATACCGAAGAAATTTCTATAGTAGGCCATAGGGTAGTTCATGGAGGAAAAGCATTCTCTGATACTTCTTTAATTGATGCCTCTGTCAAAGAGAAAATAAAAAATCTTTATTCTTTAGCACCGCTACACAATCCCCATAATTTAGAGGGAATAGAATTGGCAGAAGAAATTTTCCCGAATGCCCAACAAGTTGCTGTTTTTGATACGGCTTTTCATCATTCAATTCCAGCAGTAGCGAAGAAATATGCTATCCCTGAGGAATTCTATGAAAACAAAGTGCAAGTTTACGGTTTTCATGGTACGAGTCATAAATATGTATCAGAAAAAGCAATAGAACACCTCAATCAAGAAACGTCTAAAATAATTTCCATTCATTTAGGAAACGGTTGTAGTATAACAGCAATTAAGGATGGCAAAAGTATTGATCACAGCATGGGTTTTGCTCCTTCTAATGGCTTGATAATGGGCTCTAGAAGTGGAGATATTGATCATGCCGTAATTTTCTATTTAGTAGAAACTTTAGGATACTCCTTGGAGGAAGTGAATGAACTCCTAATTAAAAAAAGTGGTATGCTAGGGCTTACTGGTTTTAGTGATTTAAGAGACATACAAGCAGCCGCTGAAAAGGGGGACAAATCATGTATCTTGGCATTACAGATGAATACCTACCGCATCAAAAAATATATCGGTGCCTATGCGGCTATTTTAAATGGAATAGATGCTATTATTTTTACTGCGGGAATTGGAGAAAATTCTGCTCTAATAAGAGAAATGGTCTGTACGGATTTAGAGTATTTAGGAATTACACTAGATGCTGATAAAAATAATATCCGATCAAAATCGCTTTTAGAAATAAATAAAACAGATGCCAAGGTAAAGGTATTGATGATCCCTACCAATGAAGAGCTAGAAATTGCAAAGCAAGCATACCGTTTGGTACACACATAA
- a CDS encoding 1-phosphofructokinase family hexose kinase → MKPKIITLTVNPAIDKSTTVRGIKPHSKLRCEVPIFEAGGGGINVSKVLQKLGQDSICMYLEGGHTGAYFKTLLNKSGISQESISIEGVTRENLAVTDLSCHQQFRFGMPGPEVTTEECNKTLQHLDTLLKEGAFLVASGSLSPGMPLDFYARVAKLAQAKKAKLILDTSGEPLFIGAQAGAFLLKPNLGELSRLCGVTEISFTDLIPLAQKFMANNPCEIMVVSLGAQGAFVITQDYQEHINAPVVYQNSTIGAGDSMVAGMVFALANQKSISDTAKFGVACGTAATMTPASQLCTIEDANNLYEYIQQHPTTKNL, encoded by the coding sequence ATGAAACCTAAAATAATCACGCTCACTGTAAATCCTGCAATCGATAAAAGTACTACGGTACGAGGAATAAAACCCCATAGCAAATTACGATGCGAAGTTCCCATTTTTGAAGCTGGTGGTGGCGGAATAAATGTATCTAAAGTATTACAAAAGTTAGGGCAAGACTCTATCTGCATGTATTTAGAAGGAGGACATACGGGAGCCTATTTTAAAACATTACTTAACAAAAGCGGAATTTCTCAAGAATCTATTTCTATAGAGGGAGTTACAAGAGAAAATTTAGCGGTAACAGACCTAAGTTGTCACCAGCAATTTAGGTTTGGCATGCCAGGACCGGAAGTAACGACAGAAGAGTGCAATAAAACACTACAGCATTTAGACACACTACTCAAGGAAGGTGCATTTCTAGTGGCAAGCGGGAGTCTCTCGCCAGGAATGCCTTTAGATTTTTATGCCCGAGTTGCTAAATTAGCTCAGGCAAAAAAAGCCAAGCTTATACTAGACACTTCAGGAGAACCTTTATTTATTGGGGCTCAGGCAGGTGCTTTTCTTTTAAAACCTAATCTAGGAGAACTAAGTAGGTTGTGTGGTGTAACAGAAATTTCATTTACAGATTTGATACCCCTCGCTCAGAAATTTATGGCGAATAACCCATGTGAAATTATGGTAGTTTCTTTAGGCGCGCAAGGCGCATTCGTCATTACACAGGATTACCAAGAGCATATCAATGCCCCTGTTGTGTACCAGAATAGTACCATAGGTGCCGGTGATAGTATGGTTGCAGGGATGGTTTTTGCCTTAGCTAACCAAAAATCTATAAGTGATACTGCTAAATTTGGTGTTGCTTGTGGTACAGCGGCAACCATGACGCCAGCCTCACAATTATGCACCATTGAAGATGCTAACAATCTTTATGAGTACATTCAACAGCATCCTACAACTAAAAATTTATAA
- a CDS encoding patatin-like phospholipase family protein: protein MNTGLVLSGGGVRGIAHVGVIKALEEHQIQPSFIAGTSAGAIVGALYAGGCSWQQMLKFFKTTQLFSFTNYAMRKPGLLDTEKFYQQFNAYFPVDDFKALKIPLVITATNLLDGTLKTFDSGSLIKTILASAAVPGVFAPVAIENGYYADGGILNNFPVDLIKNKCDTIIGVYVNPFQNVEKDSLKHVYNIMERSYHIMLARETSLKFKDCDLLIRPSRMKEFSTFSLKNIDTIFNLGYESAIAAIEKNKLKKDKALQAINVELINGFSVPT from the coding sequence ATGAATACAGGTTTAGTCCTTTCTGGAGGTGGCGTAAGAGGCATTGCACATGTGGGCGTAATAAAAGCGCTAGAAGAACATCAAATTCAGCCTTCTTTTATAGCCGGCACAAGTGCAGGTGCCATCGTAGGAGCATTATACGCAGGAGGGTGTTCATGGCAACAAATGCTAAAATTTTTTAAAACCACCCAACTTTTCTCTTTCACAAACTACGCCATGCGCAAACCGGGTTTATTAGATACCGAAAAGTTCTATCAACAGTTTAACGCTTACTTTCCCGTAGATGATTTTAAGGCCCTCAAAATACCACTGGTAATTACAGCAACCAATTTATTAGACGGTACCTTAAAAACATTTGATTCTGGAAGTTTAATAAAGACCATACTAGCTTCTGCTGCTGTTCCAGGAGTTTTTGCTCCTGTCGCTATAGAGAATGGATATTATGCAGATGGGGGTATTCTCAACAATTTTCCTGTAGATTTAATTAAGAATAAGTGTGACACCATTATTGGAGTCTACGTAAATCCTTTTCAAAACGTAGAAAAAGACAGCTTAAAACATGTGTACAATATCATGGAACGGTCTTATCATATTATGTTGGCACGTGAAACAAGTTTAAAATTTAAAGATTGCGACCTACTAATTAGACCTAGTAGAATGAAAGAGTTTAGTACTTTTTCGCTTAAAAACATAGATACCATTTTTAATTTAGGCTATGAATCTGCCATCGCCGCTATAGAAAAGAATAAACTTAAAAAAGATAAAGCTTTGCAGGCTATTAATGTAGAATTAATCAATGGTTTTTCTGTTCCTACATAA
- a CDS encoding MgtC/SapB family protein, with the protein MDTIHYLSELMGSYMLGILISIGIGLIIGLEREYDKLQKEAGFAGIRTFPIVTILGFIIGNLSESFTVWLPIITLVAFILFLGFSQFSKVNSSYSNDLTTDLALMTTFVLGLMASKGLYREAVATAVIITTLLSLKTRFKIVISNITADELSAFIKFSIIALLILPFLPNKDLGINNLINPFEIGSVIVIVSFLNFIGYFLVKFVGSKKGILLTALLGGLISSTAVTWSYVSKSKEFPELSKKYSAGILLASAIMFPRLALLIGIFNSALVPSILIPFTVLTLICLGAALLLVNKHTSKPDSDIKLGNPLNLVNAIGFGVIYMIIRFAVFYGKLFFGDEGLYYTALIAGLADTDAITISMAKFSETTGNYVTATAIIITAILSNMVVKLGISLINGSKETRKIIGITFGSIVILGILYVLFA; encoded by the coding sequence ATGGACACGATACACTATTTAAGCGAACTCATGGGAAGCTATATGCTTGGTATTCTTATCAGTATCGGCATAGGACTTATTATTGGATTAGAGCGCGAATATGATAAATTACAAAAAGAGGCTGGTTTTGCGGGTATCCGTACTTTTCCCATCGTTACGATTTTAGGCTTTATTATTGGAAATCTAAGTGAATCATTTACGGTTTGGTTGCCTATTATAACACTGGTTGCTTTTATCCTATTTCTAGGATTTAGCCAGTTTTCCAAAGTAAACAGTAGCTACTCTAATGACTTAACCACAGATTTAGCGCTGATGACCACTTTCGTTTTAGGACTTATGGCCTCTAAAGGATTGTATCGAGAAGCGGTAGCCACCGCTGTAATTATAACAACCCTTTTATCACTTAAAACAAGATTTAAAATTGTCATCAGTAATATTACGGCAGATGAATTATCTGCCTTCATAAAATTCTCCATTATTGCTCTTTTAATCCTTCCTTTCTTACCAAATAAAGATTTGGGAATCAATAATCTAATAAATCCTTTTGAAATAGGTTCCGTTATTGTAATTGTTTCCTTTTTGAATTTCATAGGATACTTTTTGGTCAAATTTGTAGGCTCAAAAAAAGGAATTTTATTAACCGCATTATTAGGCGGACTCATATCTAGCACCGCTGTGACTTGGAGTTATGTTTCAAAAAGTAAAGAATTTCCGGAGTTATCAAAAAAATATAGCGCAGGAATTTTACTAGCATCGGCCATCATGTTTCCAAGGTTAGCGCTCCTTATAGGTATTTTCAACAGTGCTTTAGTTCCTTCAATACTCATCCCTTTTACGGTGCTAACCTTAATTTGTCTAGGTGCAGCACTATTATTAGTTAATAAACATACGAGTAAGCCAGACTCAGACATCAAATTAGGAAACCCTCTAAACTTAGTAAATGCCATAGGTTTTGGTGTTATATACATGATCATACGCTTTGCCGTGTTCTATGGAAAATTATTTTTTGGGGATGAAGGTTTATATTACACTGCCTTAATCGCTGGCTTAGCCGATACCGATGCCATAACTATCAGTATGGCTAAATTTTCAGAAACAACAGGCAATTATGTGACTGCAACCGCAATAATTATAACAGCTATCTTAAGTAACATGGTCGTTAAATTAGGAATAAGCCTTATCAATGGATCAAAAGAAACTCGTAAAATTATCGGTATTACCTTTGGCAGCATTGTTATCCTCGGGATACTCTATGTCCTATTTGCGTAA